TGAAGAAAGCGGAGATTCGAGCGGTTCTTGGCATCATTCACAAGGAAGATTGACGCGTGAAGAGTGGCGACGTCTTGAGTGGAAGTTGGTGGTTCTCTTCATTCGTTTCTAGTGTAATGCTTATTAAGACCCTATAATTTTGTACAAGACATCACTACTATAATGCTTAAAAGGAGCAATCCTCTAGAAATGTGCCGAGATATCACtcctactttatttttctcgctttgttgtcttcttctttttttcttgtttcgatGTTCCTTCTTCATTTATGGATTTCTTATTGATGATCTGTGCAATTGGAACAAACAGGGAGCTCAAGAAGGAGTTACAAAAGGAAATACGTAACTTCAAAGGACACTATTGCCGTCATTGCTCCCATTGTTCATCTTCGAATTATTCACGTCCTGATTATCACCTCCAGTGCTCCACTTCTCAAGAGTTCTGGTAAAATTCTCTATAGCATTCGGAAAAGCCTGCAATACTTCCGAATACCGTTACAGTGGCTCCGAAAGCTCCCTCCCggactggaaaaaaagtgagagcTCATGTTCTGGGATTGAGGATTGCAGTTTCTCTCCTGATCACTTGAGCTCCACAAACTCCTCACTACATTCTAGGGTTCATCATGGTCATGAGAATGAATGTAGGTTAGTGCCTGACTTTCTTCCAATTCACATatattccaaaatttcttttttgttgaacaGCGTTGTCGGCAATCGGAAAATCGTTCCTGAAATTCAAACTGGAGGAGAGGATCAGTGGTATACACAGGGAGGAACTCAGGTATATAAGAGTCAAACTTGCAAACGCGTACGAATGGGgcaaattttatttgagaGAAAGTATTAGACTTATCTTTTCGACTTATTTTAACTTGTTTTCAGGTCTATTCCTTTTAGGACTTCCAAAAAAAGGTCTTTTCCCAGCTTACACTCGCTGATCTTTTTTCCAGGCTCACATCAAACAGCccatttgtgaaaaaaatgttttcaaaggtTTTAGTAGGTTGCTCACTGCAACCAAAACAAACATTCTTTTTCACAAACTAAAGTttgcagaaaaagaagttttcggTGACCTTTTCTATACTTATCTGTAAGAGGTTTTATTTGAGCCTTGAAATGTTCAATTTAATCTAAGTTTTTAAATCTGGATCAGAAGCTCGACAAAACGTTCGAAAGTgattcacaacaaaaaagcttCGAACGCACAGAGTACCCAAGTGGAGTTCAAACGGATGATAGAAAAGGCTTAAAAACAAGCAGCGGTACTGGTGGGTTCGTGTATGTTTAATTTCTCGCTGTAAAATATACCGCATTTTTCTGACAATTACATCTTTATTGAGAGCATTGATCCATGATATTCCTCGAACTGAAAGGTGGAGCAAAACTTCTTAACTTATGTCCTTCATACATCACCTTAAAGTAGCTTGCCTTACCTCAAAGAGAACCATAATTCAGATTAAAAGGGTCGTTCAAGAAGGATGTAGATTTTCTAAGAGGTTTTACGCGCTAGTTACTTGCCATTGTTGCTCTTCTTGTCCTTGTTCAAttattcatttgattttttttgagctaGTGAGTCTGTATCACTTAACCCCTGTTTACCCCCACTTATCAAGAGGCGCTAATTTGGTTTTACTGACCAGCAGCTGTCCATGCTTGTAAAGTTACAGACAAAAGGCGACCTCAACTGATTGGTTTAAAATCGAAGTCGGTGTTCGTTGGCGGTtagctttccaaaaaaaaaactgttttgagaggagatttttttcgcttgctttttgctaatatatatatatatatattgatagGAGTGCGTTAAGCTAACAAACGTTAGGAAACACGCTTGAAGTGTTTTTCATCTGCGCCAACGAACCTCTGCTAGgtgtgaagaaaaagttgttgaaTGCGTTTGCTTCGTAAATAGTGTGCATCAATAACTCTCAACTTTTTAGATATCGCATTCACCTTCTTGTGCAAAGTCTCCCTTTTTAGCGTCATTTATTTGAGTTGGAACACATTTTATTATGCTCCTGACAAATTTATCCCATTGCCAGTTTCCCTGTCTGTCTAGTTTGAAACTCCAATGGTATTCGTAGTGCTCTTAAGAAATGGGTAGGAGAGAATGTCATATAGTAGTTATATCCTTATTTTTGCTAGTTTTTGCAGGggcgaaaaaaatagagaagacGAGTAGTTCGGAAATCACATCAGGGGGGTGTGCAGCGCAGCGCTCCTCGAGATTTAGTGGTGGAGATGTATGCGAGATCATGCTAGCACCGAAAAAAGAGCCAGcatttcgagaagaaaaacgacagGTACTACTAAGAGGATTTTTCACGGAAATGGCTAAGATCTCATCTTACTTTGGCTCCACAATCACATGGTTGTAATAGGCTTTTTTGTCTACAGGTACAACTACTAACGAATTTCTGGGAGCTCAAAGTTCAGAGCAAAATAGTTTATCGCCACGATGTTGCTGTGTATCTGGGAATTCCAGAGAACCAAAGAGCTTTCGATCTCCTACGTGGCTTTCGTGACGAgtatgtgtttatttttagtcAGTATTTCCTTTCCAGCAGTCGAAACATTgaagagtaatttttttgtcttgtAGCACTGCGACAGTGGCAAGACGTAAACTCTGCACAGATGCTGTTCGCTACGCTATAGGTTATTACCATATCCTCAGTGAAGGTTCAGCCGTAGTTCACGACGGTGGAGGGATGTTATTTTCATCTGAGAATCTCACACCTGCTTTAAAAGAGGTGTGGACTTCGTAATTTTTGCATCATAGCATTCTAAAAATTGATAACATTTGCTGGATACCTTCGAATATCCAAAGACATTGTTGAGATGTGAATTTGTGGTGATTTCAGTATGATGGTGTTCTTCCAATTACTGTGCATGAGTTGGAGTATGAATACTACCGCTTCATAAGAGATGATGTTAGGAGGcatataaacaaaataaccATTGAGATTACGCCCTGTCGAGAAGCGGTTTCTTCGTTCGATATGGCGAATTTGTCGTCGCAAGTAGGAACTACTAAATTCATTTGATTATACTTTTTGTCATGATTCTTTTGGTTCTTCTGAATAATCGTAACTGGGGGACGATCGATCGGTCATGGAAGCAGTTCTACGAACTTGTCACCAATCAGGATGCAGTACTCAGGTGAATAACTCTTGTTCTCTACAGTTATTTCAAGCGGGAACTCCGGTTTGATTCAGTGGTCGGTTTACACCGTTTGGAGCCGGGTCATTATTCTATTGCCGGCCGACTTCTGAACAGATTGGTTACGGTTATGAGAGATTTGCTGGAGCTCGCAAAGGGATTAAGTGAGTTATATTATAGCCAAAAATCGCGTCTATGACGTCTTAATGGAAGCTGATATACACATCACAACCCGTGAAAGTTACGGATTCTATCGATTTTGTGACTAGTTACTTTAGTTGTTGCTACTGTATTAGTTTGTGTTCTTTGTGAGAAGTACGGAAACTCTACAGATTCCGTTTGCTACTACTATGTTTTTGTTAGGATTCATGCTGTATGTCAAGAGCCTGCTGGGATtccattgctttttttaaaatcatatcTTAAACTTTCAGGTtcattgaaggaaaaaaaacaggtgcCAATGACGTGGTGGCTGCGCTGCTGCTTGACcgtaagaaataatttcaagttaaaaaaaaaacaagtaacaaGTAACttaacaagtttttttttgtggaaaatttctcttctctgcAGTATGATTACTCTCAAAGGAGAGCACTTGGATGAAAGCGTTCAAACTCATCTCATTCATTTAAAATCTTCTATGGATGAAATCAAAATTGTCACTTTAATTGTGCACTGGAAAACTGCTTCGTATGTTTGGTCATATGCGttaatgattccgtccactgcTATCTGTGGTGATAATCTAACAGCATGGTACTTATAACGTTTGAAAAATAGTTTGAGGAGATCTGCGTCATTCCTCCCAAGATTGCGGAATGATTCTTCCGGTTTTTTATAGAGTGGCTTACTGAtctccttttcttctgttttcgaaAGACGACTTGCGTCTACTGTTATTCGAGTGCTCTAGCTTTCTATCGCATAATAAACCTTGGCTTATAGAGCAGAGTAATTTGCTTTAGAAAGCTGTAAATGctaaataaaaggaaggatatagtttcatttttgtagACCTAACTAGTGTAATGCAGACTTCAGTAGCTGACTATAGAATACCGTTTGTAGATCGAATGGGGACTTTCTTCAAGAAACAAGCTGTTGTGACTAGTGTCCGAGATATCCATGGATTAAGAAACG
The Necator americanus strain Aroian chromosome I, whole genome shotgun sequence genome window above contains:
- a CDS encoding hypothetical protein (NECATOR_CHRI.G1655.T3), whose translation is MKPSFYFPSNHLEQYNPWDHAGPGYDFEVEYGNEGAGCEHGCRTRDDHGTQECQREYIDYHRSNGSCSSESCHRRGSDDWSDNSPSPSSCIYDRWMDEDHDDTMKSNSVCGCRVSNYKMEHYCGSHYEESGDSSGSWHHSQGRLTREEWRRLEWKELKKELQKEIRNFKGHYCRHCSHCSSSNYSRPDYHLQCSTSQEFCGSESSLPDWKKSESSCSGIEDCSFSPDHLSSTNSSLHSRVHHGHENECSVVGNRKIVPEIQTGGEDQWYTQGGTQKLDKTFESDSQQKSFERTEYPSGVQTDDRKGLKTSSGTGAKKIEKTSSSEITSGGCAAQRSSRFSGGDVCEIMLAPKKEPAFREEKRQVQLLTNFWELKVQSKIVYRHDVAVYLGIPENQRAFDLLRGFRDDTATVARRKLCTDAVRYAIGYYHILSEGSAVVHDGGGMLFSSENLTPALKEYDGVLPITVHELEYEYYRFIRDDVRRHINKITIEITPCREAVSSFDMANLSSQVGTTKFI
- a CDS encoding hypothetical protein (NECATOR_CHRI.G1655.T1), yielding MKPSFYFPSNHLEQYNPWDHAGPGYDFEVEYGNEGAGCEHGCRTRDDHGTQECQREYIDYHRSNGSCSSESCHRRGSDDWSDNSPSPSSCIYDRWMDEDHDDTMKSNSVCGCRVSNYKMEHYCGSHYEESGDSSGSWHHSQGRLTREEWRRLEWKELKKELQKEIRNFKGHYCRHCSHCSSSNYSRPDYHLQCSTSQEFCGSESSLPDWKKSESSCSGIEDCSFSPDHLSSTNSSLHSRVHHGHENECSVVGNRKIVPEIQTGGEDQWYTQGGTQKLDKTFESDSQQKSFERTEYPSGVQTDDRKGLKTSSGTGAKKIEKTSSSEITSGGCAAQRSSRFSGGDVCEIMLAPKKEPAFREEKRQVQLLTNFWELKVQSKIVYRHDVAVYLGIPENQRAFDLLRGFRDDTATVARRKLCTDAVRYAIGYYHILSEGSAVVHDGGGMLFSSENLTPALKEYDGVLPITVHELEYEYYRFIRDDVRRHINKITIEITPCREAVSSFDMANLSSQQFYELVTNQDAVLSGRFTPFGAGSLFYCRPTSEQIGYGYERFAGARKGIKFIEGKKTGANDVVAALLLDHRMGTFFKKQAVVTSVRDIHGLRNVEMFDFSMNENGRMNSKWSEVNQYIRGVRMNYDGFGSSFSFIASGISKEPIENLKDTLTTNTKAEVRVLSKFAGANIRINPNWPAVVFRTQTRCHYFPMELVQIAANQRVPLEKQLLANSASRADRPEVRLEKIYSVLEALNLHDSGCKNQFLRAFGISVAARPMEVLGFRREPPGVLFADQNECVIDDSKCNWRSKSDAKFVDGGNVDRIIIVHSDETARLPRIVRDVLITMFQLRGMRCRMFEAAFLSCRNIYEMEHQLEQDKNCLSLINPLGMDHPFTLIEKFTNV
- a CDS encoding hypothetical protein (NECATOR_CHRI.G1655.T2): MKPSFYFPSNHLEQYNPWDHAGPGYDFEVEYGNEGAGCEHGCRTRDDHGTQECQREYIDYHRSNGSCSSESCHRRGSDDWSDNSPSPSSCIYDRWMDEDHDDTMKSNSVCGCRVSNYKMEHYCGSHYEESGDSSGSWHHSQGRLTREEWRRLEWKELKKELQKEIRNFKGHYCRHCSHCSSSNYSRPDYHLQCSTSQEFCGSESSLPDWKKSESSCSGIEDCSFSPDHLSSTNSSLHSRVHHGHENECSVVGNRKIVPEIQTGGEDQWYTQGGTQKLDKTFESDSQQKSFERTEYPSGVQTDDRKGLKTSSGTGGGEKNREDE